The stretch of DNA TCATCTGGTTCCTCAGCTTCAGAATATCTCCCTGTATTAATTTCTACTGAATCGGTACCTAATTTATAACAAGTTTGAATTTCATCAATATTTGGATCAACAAAAAGGCTTACTCCTATTCCTTCTTTTTGCAAAATACTCATTGACCTCTCTAGTTTATCCGTGTTTTGAGAAACTTTTAATCCGCTTTCTGTAGTAATCTCCTGCCTTTTTTCAGGGACAAATGTTACAAAATCAGGTTTTATATCTTTTGCAATATTAATTAT from Nitrospinota bacterium encodes:
- a CDS encoding pyridoxine 5'-phosphate synthase; translation: MPKLFVNVDHIATLREARKTVEPDPIHAAVLAENAGAEGITAHLREDRRHIQDKDLYLLRKTIKTKLNLEMAATQEIINIAKDIKPDFVTFVPEKRQEITTESGLKVSQNTDKLERSMSILQKEGIGVSLFVDPNIDEIQTCYKLGTDSVEINTGRYSEAEEPD